A stretch of the Pan troglodytes isolate AG18354 chromosome 20, NHGRI_mPanTro3-v2.0_pri, whole genome shotgun sequence genome encodes the following:
- the CALM3 gene encoding calmodulin-3 yields MADQLTEEQIAEFKEAFSLFDKDGDGTITTKELGTVMRSLGQNPTEAELQDMINEVDADGNGTIDFPEFLTMMARKMKDTDSEEEIREAFRVFDKDGNGYISAAELRHVMTNLGEKLTDEEVDEMIREADIDGDGQVNYEEFVQMMTAK; encoded by the exons ATG GCTGACCAGCTGACTGAGGAGCAGATTGCAG AGTTCAAGGAGGCCTTCTCCCTCTTTGACAAGGATGGAGATGGCACTATCACCACCAAGGAGTTGGGGACAGTGATGAGATCCCTGGGACAGAACCCCACTGAAGCAGAGCTGCAGGATATGATCAATGAGGTGGATGCAGATG GGAACGGGACCATTGACTTCCCGGAGTTCCTGACCATGATGGCCAGAAAGATGAAGGACACAGACAGTGAGGAGGAGATCCGAGAGGCGTTCCGTGTCTTTGACAAG GATGGGAATGGCTACATCAGCGCCGCAGAGCTGCGTCACGTAATGACGAACCTGGGGGAGAAGCTGACCGATGAGGAGGTGGATGAGATGATCAGGGAGGCTGACATCGATGGAGATGGCCAGGTCAATTATGAAG AGTTTGTACAGATGATGACTGCAAAGTGA
- the PTGIR gene encoding prostacyclin receptor, whose amino-acid sequence MADSCRNLTYVRGSVGPATSTLMFVAGVVGNGLALGILSARRPARPSAFAVLVTGLAATDLLGTSFLSPAVFVAYARNSSLLGLARGGPALCDAFAFAMTFFGLASMLILFAMAVERCLALSHPYLYAQLDGPRCARLALPAIYAFCVLFCALPLLGLGQHQQYCPGSWCFLRMRWAQPGGAAFSLAYAGLVALLVAAIFLCNGSVTLSLCRMYRQQKRHQGSLGPRPRTGEDEVDHLILLALMTVVMAVCSLPLTIRCFTQAVAPDSSSEMGDLLAFRFYAFNPILDPWVFILFRKAVFQRLKLWVCCLCLGPAHGDSQTPLSQLASGRRDPRAPSAPVGKEGSWVPLSAWGEGQVEPLPLTQQSSGSAVGTSSKAEASVACSLC is encoded by the exons ATGGCGGATTCGTGCAGGAACCTCACCTACGTGCGGGGCTCGGTGGGGCCGGCCACCAGCACCCTGATGTTCGTGGCCGGCGTGGTGGGCAACGGGCTGGCCCTGGGCATCCTGAGCGCACGGCGACCGGCGCGCCCCTCGGCCTTCGCGGTGCTGGTCACCGGACTGGCGGCCACCGACCTGCTGGGCACCAGCTTCCTGAGCCCGGCCGTGTTCGTGGCCTATGCGCGCAACAGCTCTCTGCTGGGCCTGGCCCGAGGCGGCCCCGCGCTGTGCGATGCCTTCGCCTTCGCCATGACCTTCTTCGGCCTGGCGTCCATGCTCATCCTCTTTGCCATGGCCGTGGAGCGCTGCCTGGCGCTGAGCCACCCCTACCTCTACGCGCAGCTGGACGGGCCCCGCTGCGCCCGCCTGGCGCTGCCAGCCATCTACGCCTTCTGCGTCCTCTTCTGCGCGCTGCCCCTGCTGGGCCTGGGCCAACACCAGCAGTACTGCCCCGGCAGCTGGTGCTTCCTCCGCATGCGCTGGGCCCAGCCGGGCGGCGCCGCCTTCTCGCTGGCCTACGCCGGCCTGGTGGCCCTGCTGGTGGCTGCCATCTTCCTCTGCAACGGCTCGGTCACCCTCAGCCTCTGCCGCATGTACCGCCAGCAGAAGCGCCACCAGGGCTCTCTGGGTCCACGGCCGCGCACTGGAGAGGACGAGGTGGACCACCTGATCCTGCTGGCCCTCATGACAGTGGTCATGGCCGTGTGCTCCCTGCCTCTCACG ATCCGCTGCTTCACCCAGGCCGTCGCCCCTGACAGCAGCAGTGAGATGGGGGACCTCCTTGCCTTCCGCTTCTACGCCTTCAACCCCATCCTGGACCCCTGGGTCTTCATCCTTTTCCGCAAGGCTGTCTTCCAGCGACTCAAGCTCTGGGTCTGCTGCCTGTGCCTCGGGCCTGCCCACGGCGACTCGCAGACACCCCTTTCCCAGCTCGCCTCTGGGAGGAGGGACCCAAGGGCCCCCTCTGCTCCTGTGGGAAAGGAGGGGAGCTGGGTGCCTTTGTCGGCTTGGGGCGAGGGGCAGGTGGAGCCCTTGCCTCTCACACAGCAGTCCAGCGGCAGCGCCGTGGGAACGTCGTCCAAAGCAGAAGCCAGCGTCGCCTGCTCCCTCTGCTGA